The Planctellipticum variicoloris DNA window AGAATACTCTCAGCAGGACGGCTGTCAATCTCACGGCAGACAACGAGATGCGTCGAGTCCGCGGCTTGAATTGGCCGAGCAACTCTTGCGCAGCACTCGACGCGGTCTCCGTTCGAATTCGTTCGCACGGCGACCACCGGTCAACGTGCGGCCGGCCGCAGCTTCGGCCAGTCCGCAGCTCTCAACGCGAACTTCTCGTTACCGTTGAGGGAAGAGGCCGGGACGCGAACGGCGGCCGGTCATTCCCAGGACAAAAAAAGCGGAAAGCCGCGGGCGATGGCTCGGCTTGAGGTTAGCCGAATCGGCACGTTTCCGGCTGAAAAACGGCATTTCCCGACCTTGAGGCGGTCCGGGACGGGGATCGAGCTGTCCGCGTGCTGAAGACGGCCCAGGCGCCCCCTCCCGCCTGCGCACCAAGGAGCCGGAAGCGTCAGCGCCCGGAGCCCCCCCCGCACACCAGCACACTCCCCCCCCCGCCGCGGCATGCGACATCCACGCCCAACCTGACTTCGCCTCCGCACCGCTCATCGCGGTTTCGATCCGGGCGCCGGCAGTCTCCAGGCATCGGCGGATGAGCCAGCGCGCATCCCGATCATCATCGGTCACCAGAATCCGCGTGTCGGCGAGTAGCAGTTGCGGGGGCACGTCGTCGGCCACCGGACGCGGGCGGTCGCTGGTTCCGGCAACCCTGCGCAGCTCAGCCACTTCCATTATCGTAGGCGGCGTGCTGCATCAACGCCCGAGCCCCGGCGGAAACCAACGACCGTCGACAGGGGCACCCATTACGTGACCCCGGCGAGGGACAGCCAGGCCGACGCGTCTCGGCCGCCGGCGCTCAACCGCGGTCACCGGCGGCTCGAGAACACGTCTTCTTCGAAATCCGCCACGAAGCCTTCGGCGAGGACCGCAGCCGCGTCCGCCGGGAACGGACGCGGTGCCATCCCCCGCGATTCCACCGTCGATAGTAAAAACACCTACGCCCCCCAATTCTCATCCGCCCCCGTCGATTCCCGTGATCTGTCGCGACGCCCCTGCGTTCACTCCGTCATAATTCCCGTCCTCCGCGTCCGGATCTCGCATCGGAACTGTTGAGGAACTCCACCATGGCCCAAGTCTTTCTCGTCTGCGCCGTCATCGGCGGCACCTGGATGCTCTGCCAGTTCGCCATGACCCTCATGGGCTTCGGCGGCGACCACGATGGCGCCTCCGAAGTCGCCCACGCCGGCGCCTCCTCCGGTGATCACGGTTCTGCCGGCGGCGACGATGCTGCCGACGGTCACGATCACAGCAGCGCCCTCTGGTTCTTCAAAATCGTCACCATCCGCACCCTCACCGCCGCCATCGCCTTCTTCGGCCTTGCCGGGCTTGGTGTTCAGTCCTCCGGCGGCACCCCGCTCCAAGCTCTCTCTGGAGGCGTCGTCGCCGGCGTCGCCGCCATGTGGGTCGTCCACTGGCTCATGCAGCAAATGACCCGCTTCGACGAAGACGGAACCATCCATCTCAACCGCCTCGTCGGACTCACCGGCACCGTCTACCTCAAAATCCCCGGCGGCCAGTCCGCCGCCGGTAAAGTCCACGTCACCGCCCCCCAGGGGACCGTCGAACTCACCGCCTGGACCGCCGGCCCGGAAATCCCCACCGGCGCCACTGTCCGTGTCACCGCCATGATTGGCCATGAAGCCGTCGAAGTCGCGCCGTTCAACGTCGCCGAGGAGCTCCAGCATGCTTAACCCGCTCGTTTTCGCCCAGTCGGACCTGCCACTCTCCTCGGGCGGCTTCTTCGTCCTCGTGATGATCGTCCTCGCGGTCATCTCGCTCTTCGGCTTCCTGATGCTCTTCGCCAGCCGCTACAAGCGGTGTCCGTCCAACCGCATCCTCGTCATCTACGGCAGCAAGACCGGCGGAGACGGCACCGTCAAATGTCTGCACGGCGGCGCCAAGTTCGTCTGGCCCCTCATCCAGGACTACAACTACCTCAACCTCGAACCCGTCCAGATCGAAATCCCCCTCCGCGGCGCCCTCTCCGCGGAGAACATCCGCGTCAGCGTTCCCAGCGTCTTCACCGTCGCCATCGGGGTGACCCCCGAAGTCATGCACAACGCCGCTGTCCGCCTGCTCGGCCTCAAGCGGGTCGACATCGAAAAACAGGCCCAGGAGATCATCTTCGGCCAGCTCCGCCAGGTCATCGCCTCCATGCGGATCGAGGACATCAACCGCGACCGCGACACCTTCCTGACCCACATTCAGAACTCCCTGGAGCCCGAGCTCAAAAAAATCGGCCTCGTCCTCATCAACGTCAACATCACCGACATCACCGACGAATCGGGCTACATCGACGCCATCGGCCAGAAGGCCGCCTCCCAGGCCATCCAGCAGGCCCGCGGCGACGTCGCCGAGCAGCTCCGCCTCGGCGAAACCCGCGTCGCCGAAGCCGAACGCGACAAGGTCGTGCAGATCAGCTCGGCTACCAAAGAACGGGAAATCGGCATCCGCACCGCCGAACGCGATCAGGCGATTCGCGTCGCGGAGCTGGAAAAAGAGCGCCAGATCGGGATGCAGTCCGCCGCTCGCGAGCTCGCCGTCCGCGTCGCCGAGCTGGACAAAGAAAAGCAGATCGCCGAACAGACAGCCGCCTTCCAGCGCGAAGCCCAGGTCAAAACCGCCGAACAGGACATGCGGATCCGAACCGCCGAGGCCAACGCCCGCGCGGTCGAAGGCGAAAACATCTCCCAGGCGGCCATCGCCAAGTCCAAAGCCGAACTGGCCGTCAGAAACGCGGAAGCCTACCAGATCGGCGAAACTCGCCGGCGCGAAGCCGAAGCGTCGGTGCTCGAAGCCCAGCACCGCGCCATGGCCAAGGCCGCTCTGGCCGACGCCGAACGGATCGAAGCCGAAAAACGGGCCTCGCTCGAAGCGGTCGCCAAGGCCGAAAAAGCCAAGATGATCGTCGACGCCCAGGCGAGC harbors:
- a CDS encoding flotillin family protein; this translates as MLNPLVFAQSDLPLSSGGFFVLVMIVLAVISLFGFLMLFASRYKRCPSNRILVIYGSKTGGDGTVKCLHGGAKFVWPLIQDYNYLNLEPVQIEIPLRGALSAENIRVSVPSVFTVAIGVTPEVMHNAAVRLLGLKRVDIEKQAQEIIFGQLRQVIASMRIEDINRDRDTFLTHIQNSLEPELKKIGLVLINVNITDITDESGYIDAIGQKAASQAIQQARGDVAEQLRLGETRVAEAERDKVVQISSATKEREIGIRTAERDQAIRVAELEKERQIGMQSAARELAVRVAELDKEKQIAEQTAAFQREAQVKTAEQDMRIRTAEANARAVEGENISQAAIAKSKAELAVRNAEAYQIGETRRREAEASVLEAQHRAMAKAALADAERIEAEKRASLEAVAKAEKAKMIVDAQASAEKRKIEAEGEASAIYAKFEAEARGQYEVLAKKGEGLKQIIDACGGAQQAFQLLMLEHIDKMAEASATAISNIKFDKIVVWDGGNSNGHGGATANFLQSMSRSLPPMMQVMKDIAGIELPETLLKVAGDEPSPNGHVDLAPAGSTGPE